Part of the Bacteroidota bacterium genome is shown below.
AGGCTTTTATTCTTGAAAAACAACATAGTCTGTACGAAAATATGGATTTCGAATTGCCTGATTTGTTTTTTGAACAATTGGAAGAAGAAACAACTGGCTCCTCGAAAGAAGACAAACAAGTAAGTTTAAAGGTGGATAAAAATGAAGATTTTTACGACAGTAAAACATTTCTGGTATTCACAACTCATCACAACGTGTGTAAGGTCCAAAATTTGAAGTTTAGCAGCTTATCTCAAATAATAGATTACTGCGACTTAGAAGCTGGCGAAAGGCCTTTCTACATCACAGGAATTTATCATTATAAAGGTTTTCTTCTTACTGCATTCGAAAACGGCAAAATTGGTAAAATCAGTATGCAGAGTTTTAAAACTGAAACCAATCGAAAAAAACTTAAAACCGTTATCAATGACGAATCTCGATTGGTATTTATAGAACGAATTGATGAGGATATCGATTTGGTTGCCATTAGCGATATTGATAAAGTAGTGCTGTTTAATACCGACCAAATTAATGCAGTGGGTAGTAAAACAACCAAAGGTGTGCAGGTCATGAAATCAAAAGATAGAAGTTTGATGACAAAAGTTAAAAAAGCAAAAGACATGAAATTTGCAGATCCCGAATATTATCGAAAAAGTGAAGGATTAAATGTAGTTGGCTTTTACCTGAAAGAAGGGGATGAAATTTAAAACGCATGCTATTCGGACAAATCATAGAATCGCATTTTGCTGAGATTTCCGAGATTGCACAAATACTTTGGGATAAAGGCTGGGCCGAGGGAAGTGCAGGGAATTATTCCATCTATTTGGGGGAAATCAATTTTGACGATAATTACTTGTTTGGTAAGGGGATATTTAAAAAACTGAATGCAAGTTATCCTTCTTTAGCCAACCATTGCATTTTGCTAAGTGCTGCAGGATCAAGAATGAGAAATGTAGCGAAAAATCCTGAATTGTATACTGGATTGTTGCATATAGCTGAAGATGGTGAAAGTGCAACATTATATAAACACAATCAAAATCCAGATACTATTACACCAACTTCAGAAATGGAGGTTCATTTGGCTTTACATAATAAGGCACAAAGCACCAATTCAACAATGAAAGCCATTCTACATGCCCATGTAACAGAAATTATTGCCATCACCCAGCATGCTCATTTAGCAACCGCAGAAAAGATCAATAGTGCTTTGAAAAACATCCATCCTGAATTTGCTCTTTTTATTCCTGAAGGCATAGCCTATGTGCCATTTATGGAAAGCGGAAACCTGGAAATTGCTCAGCATACACTTCAACTTAGCGAAAACAAAAAAGCCATAATATGGGAAAAGCATGGAATGATTACCCAAGCAAAGGATTTAAACACTGCTTTTGATTTGATGGATTTGGTGGCGAAACAAGCTGGGATTTATTTGAAACTCTAAAGCCATATTAAGTCATTGATTTTCTAAAGAATTGTTTTTATTGTTCGTTAATCAACGTTTTAATGTTGATTTAACGTTCATGAATAAATGCAGTGGCAATCTCCATCTTGGCAAAACCTAATCCCTTTTCTTCTTCCCAACCCCTATTATTGCAT
Proteins encoded:
- the rhaD gene encoding rhamnulose-1-phosphate aldolase, encoding MLFGQIIESHFAEISEIAQILWDKGWAEGSAGNYSIYLGEINFDDNYLFGKGIFKKLNASYPSLANHCILLSAAGSRMRNVAKNPELYTGLLHIAEDGESATLYKHNQNPDTITPTSEMEVHLALHNKAQSTNSTMKAILHAHVTEIIAITQHAHLATAEKINSALKNIHPEFALFIPEGIAYVPFMESGNLEIAQHTLQLSENKKAIIWEKHGMITQAKDLNTAFDLMDLVAKQAGIYLKL